From the Streptococcus oralis ATCC 35037 genome, one window contains:
- the tig gene encoding trigger factor has translation MSVSFENKETNRGVLTFTISQDQIKPELDRVFNSVKKTLNVPGFRKGHLPRPIFDQKFGEEALYQDAMNALLPNAYEAAVKEAGLEVVAQPKIDVTSMEKGQDWVITAEVVTKPEVKLGDYKNLEVSVDVEKEVTDADVEERIERERNNLAELVIKEGAAENGDTVVIDFVGSIDGVEFDGGKGENFSLGLGSGQFIPGFEDQLVGHSAGETVDVVVTFPEDYQAEDLAGKEAKFVTTIHEVKAKEVPALDDELAKDIDEEVETLDELKEKYRKELTAAKEEAYKDAVEGAAIDKAVENAEIVELPEEMIHEEVHRSVNEFLGNLQRQGINPDMYFQITGTTQEDLHKQYEAEAESRTKTNLVIEAVAKAEGFDASEEEIQKEIEQLAADYNMEVAQVQNLLSADMLKHDITIKKAVELITSTATVK, from the coding sequence ATGTCTGTATCATTTGAAAACAAAGAAACAAACCGTGGTGTCTTGACTTTCACAATCTCTCAAGACCAAATCAAACCAGAATTGGACCGTGTATTTAACTCAGTAAAGAAAACTCTTAACGTTCCAGGTTTCCGTAAAGGTCACCTTCCACGCCCTATCTTCGACCAAAAATTTGGTGAAGAAGCTCTTTATCAAGATGCAATGAACGCACTTTTGCCAAACGCTTATGAAGCTGCAGTAAAAGAAGCTGGTCTTGAAGTGGTTGCTCAACCAAAAATTGACGTGACTTCAATGGAAAAAGGTCAAGACTGGGTTATCACAGCTGAAGTCGTGACAAAACCTGAAGTAAAATTGGGCGACTACAAAAACCTTGAAGTATCAGTAGATGTAGAAAAAGAAGTAACTGACGCTGACGTTGAAGAACGTATCGAACGCGAACGCAACAACTTGGCTGAATTGGTTATCAAAGAAGGCGCTGCTGAAAATGGCGACACTGTTGTGATTGACTTCGTTGGTTCTATCGATGGTGTTGAATTTGACGGTGGAAAAGGTGAAAACTTCTCACTTGGACTTGGATCAGGTCAATTCATCCCTGGTTTCGAAGACCAATTGGTAGGTCACTCAGCTGGCGAAACTGTTGATGTTGTTGTAACATTCCCAGAAGACTACCAAGCAGAAGACCTTGCAGGTAAAGAAGCTAAATTCGTAACAACTATCCACGAAGTAAAAGCTAAAGAAGTTCCAGCTCTTGATGATGAACTTGCAAAAGATATCGACGAAGAAGTGGAAACTCTTGACGAATTGAAAGAAAAATACCGCAAAGAATTGACTGCTGCGAAAGAAGAAGCTTACAAAGATGCCGTTGAAGGTGCAGCAATCGATAAAGCTGTAGAAAACGCTGAAATCGTAGAACTTCCAGAAGAAATGATCCATGAAGAAGTTCACCGTTCAGTAAATGAATTCCTTGGAAACTTGCAACGCCAAGGTATCAACCCTGACATGTACTTCCAAATCACAGGAACTACTCAAGAAGACCTTCACAAACAATACGAAGCAGAAGCTGAGTCACGTACGAAGACTAACCTTGTTATCGAAGCAGTTGCCAAGGCTGAAGGATTTGACGCTTCAGAAGAAGAAATCCAAAAAGAAATCGAGCAATTGGCGGCAGACTACAACATGGAAGTTGCACAAGTACAAAACTTGCTTTCAGCTGACATGTTGAAACACGATATCACTATCAAAAAAGCTGTTGAATTGATCACAAGCACTGCAACAGTTAAATAA
- a CDS encoding ATP-dependent RecD-like DNA helicase — translation MEVYFSGTIERIIFENPSNFYRILLLDIEDTNAEDFDDFEIIVTGTMADVIEGEDYTFWGQIVQHSKYGEQLQINRYERAKPTSKGLVKYFSSSHFKGIGLKTAQKIVDSYGDNTIDEILEHPEKLESIAGLSAKNREAFVSTLRLNYGTEMVLAKLANYGIPNKLAFQIQDFYKEETLDVVENYPYQLVEDIKGLGFTIADQLAAELGIESQAPERFRAGLVHSLFQGCMDTGDTYMEARDLLEQTLTLLESSRPVELDPSQVAQELAHLIEEDKVQQIDTKIFDNSLFFAEEGIRSHLVRILEKGKKQIQDLETIHKHISTVEQELGIQYDTIQKQAICDAIQNKVFILTGGPGTGKTTVINGIIAVYALLEGLDLRKKSNLSILLAAPTGRAARRMNELTGLPSATIHRHLGMTGDDDTSHLEDYLDADFIIVDEFSMVDTWLANQLFSNISSNSKILIVGDSDQLPSVSPGQVLADLLQIPLIPQTRLERIYRQSEESTIVTLASQIRQGILPADFTQKKPDRSYFEIASGHIPATIEKILGAALRSGIPARDIQVLAPMYRGTAGIDAINQLMQDLLNPQQKGQVNFEATQCHYRTGDKVIHLVNDAEVNVFNGDLGYITDLIPGKYTESKQDEIVIDFDGNEVIYPRNEWYKIRLAYAMSIHKSQGSEFPVVILPITSASKRMLERNLIYTAITRAKSKLILLGELQAFDYAVKHIGTARKTYLIERFSDLIETNIEESKQAFSETATASDSEQSYILTEENWSSIPAMIGITDADLKEIFGK, via the coding sequence ATGGAAGTTTATTTTTCAGGCACCATTGAACGGATTATTTTTGAAAATCCCAGTAATTTTTATCGTATTCTCCTCCTAGATATCGAAGATACCAATGCGGAGGACTTTGACGATTTTGAAATCATCGTCACCGGAACCATGGCGGACGTGATTGAAGGGGAAGACTACACTTTTTGGGGGCAAATCGTTCAGCACTCCAAGTATGGGGAACAGCTTCAGATCAACCGTTATGAACGCGCAAAACCAACTAGTAAGGGCCTCGTCAAGTACTTTTCTAGCAGTCATTTCAAGGGAATTGGTCTCAAAACGGCCCAAAAAATCGTTGATAGCTACGGTGACAATACCATAGACGAAATTCTGGAGCATCCTGAAAAGCTGGAAAGCATTGCAGGACTCTCTGCAAAAAACCGTGAGGCTTTTGTTTCCACCCTCCGTCTCAACTATGGGACAGAAATGGTCTTGGCAAAACTAGCTAACTACGGCATTCCCAATAAACTGGCCTTTCAAATTCAAGACTTTTACAAGGAAGAAACCCTCGATGTGGTTGAAAATTATCCCTACCAACTGGTTGAAGATATCAAGGGTTTGGGCTTTACCATTGCTGACCAATTGGCTGCCGAACTAGGCATCGAAAGTCAGGCACCCGAACGCTTCCGTGCTGGCCTTGTCCACAGTCTCTTTCAGGGATGTATGGATACGGGTGATACCTATATGGAAGCCCGAGATTTGCTGGAACAGACCCTGACTCTCCTCGAATCTTCCCGTCCCGTGGAACTGGATCCCAGCCAAGTAGCTCAGGAATTAGCTCATTTGATCGAAGAAGACAAGGTTCAGCAGATTGATACCAAAATCTTTGATAACAGCCTCTTTTTCGCCGAAGAAGGCATTCGCAGTCACTTGGTTCGCATCCTTGAAAAAGGAAAGAAACAAATTCAGGATCTAGAAACCATTCACAAGCATATCTCTACTGTCGAGCAAGAACTGGGGATTCAGTACGATACCATTCAAAAACAGGCTATCTGCGACGCTATCCAGAACAAGGTCTTTATCCTAACAGGTGGACCTGGTACTGGTAAGACGACGGTTATCAATGGGATTATCGCTGTTTATGCCCTTTTAGAAGGGCTTGATCTCAGGAAGAAAAGCAACCTGTCGATTCTTCTCGCTGCTCCAACTGGTCGAGCGGCTCGGCGCATGAATGAATTAACAGGTTTGCCTAGCGCGACCATACACCGTCATTTGGGGATGACAGGAGACGATGATACCAGTCATCTGGAAGATTATCTGGATGCCGATTTTATCATTGTAGATGAGTTTTCCATGGTGGACACTTGGCTAGCCAACCAACTTTTCTCCAACATCTCTTCTAACAGTAAAATTCTCATCGTAGGTGATAGCGACCAGTTACCTTCTGTTAGTCCCGGACAAGTCCTGGCTGACCTGCTCCAGATACCCCTGATTCCTCAGACTCGCTTGGAACGGATTTACCGTCAGAGTGAAGAATCAACTATCGTTACCTTGGCGAGTCAGATTCGACAAGGCATCTTGCCAGCCGACTTTACCCAGAAAAAACCTGACCGTTCCTACTTTGAAATTGCTAGTGGCCATATCCCAGCTACCATTGAGAAAATCCTCGGTGCTGCCCTCAGAAGTGGCATTCCGGCTCGAGATATTCAGGTGCTAGCGCCTATGTATCGAGGAACTGCTGGTATTGACGCCATCAACCAACTCATGCAAGACCTGCTCAATCCTCAGCAAAAGGGGCAAGTGAACTTTGAAGCAACTCAGTGTCACTATCGAACAGGGGACAAGGTCATTCACCTAGTCAACGATGCCGAAGTTAATGTCTTTAACGGAGACCTAGGCTACATCACAGACCTGATTCCTGGAAAATACACCGAGTCCAAACAAGACGAGATTGTCATTGATTTTGATGGCAATGAGGTCATCTACCCACGTAACGAATGGTACAAGATTCGACTAGCCTATGCCATGAGTATCCATAAGTCTCAGGGAAGTGAGTTTCCCGTTGTCATCCTGCCCATCACCAGTGCTAGCAAGCGCATGCTGGAACGCAATCTCATCTACACAGCTATCACACGAGCCAAGAGCAAGCTCATCCTTCTTGGCGAGTTACAGGCCTTTGACTATGCAGTTAAGCATATCGGGACTGCTCGCAAGACCTATCTGATTGAGCGTTTCAGTGATTTAATTGAAACTAATATTGAAGAAAGTAAACAAGCCTTCTCTGAAACTGCCACAGCAAGTGACTCTGAACAATCCTACATCCTCACCGAGGAAAACTGGTCTAGCATCCCAGCCATGATCGGGATTACAGATGCAGACCTCAAAGAGATTTTTGGAAAATAG
- the lepB gene encoding signal peptidase I gives MNSFKTFLKEWGVFFLIIALVGLSRIFLWSNVRVEGHSMDPTLADGEVLFVVKHLPIDRFDIVVAHEEDGNKDIVKRVIGMPGDTIRYENDKLFINGEETNEPYLAEYLNLFKTEKLQNTYTGKGFEGNKGVYFRELAQKAQAFTVDVNSNTRFSFTVPQGEYLLLGDDRLVSSDSRHVGTFKASDIKGEAKFRFWPLNRIGTF, from the coding sequence ATGAATTCGTTTAAAACATTTCTAAAAGAATGGGGAGTTTTCTTCCTGATTATCGCACTGGTCGGTCTTAGCCGCATCTTTCTTTGGAGCAATGTCCGTGTGGAAGGACACTCTATGGACCCTACCCTAGCTGACGGAGAAGTTCTCTTCGTTGTTAAACACCTCCCAATTGACCGCTTCGACATCGTGGTTGCGCATGAGGAAGACGGAAATAAAGACATTGTCAAAAGGGTTATCGGTATGCCTGGTGATACCATCCGCTACGAAAATGACAAACTCTTTATCAACGGTGAAGAAACGAATGAACCCTACCTAGCTGAGTACCTCAACTTGTTCAAAACAGAAAAGTTGCAAAACACCTATACTGGAAAAGGATTTGAAGGCAATAAGGGAGTTTACTTTAGAGAACTTGCTCAAAAAGCACAAGCCTTTACGGTCGATGTCAATTCCAACACCAGATTCAGCTTTACTGTCCCTCAAGGCGAATACCTTCTCCTTGGTGACGATCGTCTAGTCTCTAGCGACAGCCGCCATGTCGGTACCTTCAAGGCCAGCGATATCAAAGGCGAAGCAAAATTCCGTTTCTGGCCACTTAACCGTATCGGAACTTTTTAA
- the rnhC gene encoding ribonuclease HIII, with the protein MASITLTPSEQEIQSFLSQYQKALSSSTNPYIRYFLRLPQATVSIYTSGKVLLQGEAAEHYASFFGYQVVEETSGQDFPMIGTDEVGNGSYFGGLAVVASFVTPDQHDFLRKLGVGDSKTLTDQKIRQIAPILKEKISHQALLLSPSKYNEVIGERYNAVSVKVALHNQAIFLLLQKGVQPEKIVIDGFTSPKNYDKYLAQEANRFPNKITLEEKAEGKYLAVAVSSIIARDLFLENLENLGRELGYQLPSGAGTASDKVASKILQAYGMKGLHFCAKLHFKNTEKAKALLER; encoded by the coding sequence ATGGCAAGTATCACACTCACACCAAGTGAACAGGAAATTCAGAGCTTTTTAAGTCAGTATCAGAAGGCTCTCAGTTCTAGTACAAATCCTTATATTCGCTATTTTTTGAGACTGCCTCAGGCAACAGTTTCCATCTATACTTCTGGAAAAGTCCTCCTGCAAGGCGAAGCTGCTGAGCACTACGCCAGTTTCTTTGGCTATCAGGTTGTAGAGGAAACCAGTGGACAAGATTTCCCTATGATTGGGACTGATGAGGTGGGAAATGGTTCCTACTTTGGTGGGCTGGCTGTTGTGGCTTCCTTTGTGACACCTGACCAGCACGACTTCTTGCGAAAACTCGGGGTGGGGGATTCAAAAACCTTGACTGACCAAAAGATTCGTCAGATTGCCCCTATCCTCAAGGAAAAGATTTCGCACCAAGCGCTCCTCCTTTCACCTAGCAAGTATAATGAAGTTATCGGAGAGCGTTACAATGCTGTTTCTGTAAAAGTTGCCCTTCACAATCAGGCTATCTTTCTCCTCCTCCAAAAAGGAGTCCAGCCAGAAAAAATCGTGATTGATGGTTTTACAAGTCCTAAAAACTATGACAAGTACTTGGCGCAAGAAGCCAACCGTTTTCCAAACAAGATCACTTTGGAAGAAAAAGCCGAGGGCAAATACCTGGCTGTTGCGGTTAGCTCCATCATTGCGCGTGATCTCTTCCTCGAAAACTTGGAAAATCTTGGACGAGAACTGGGCTACCAACTGCCAAGTGGCGCTGGAACTGCATCTGATAAAGTTGCCAGCAAAATCCTTCAAGCCTATGGCATGAAAGGACTTCATTTCTGTGCCAAACTGCATTTTAAAAACACTGAAAAAGCCAAAGCACTTCTAGAAAGGTAA
- the zapA gene encoding cell division protein ZapA has translation MANLNRYKFTFGKKTLTLTTEHDNLFMEEIAKVATEKYQAIKEQMPGADDETIALLLAVNCLSTQLNREIEFDDKEQELLELRHKLIAVKQEQSKIEDSL, from the coding sequence ATGGCAAATCTAAATCGATATAAGTTTACATTCGGAAAAAAGACATTAACCTTGACAACCGAGCATGACAACCTCTTTATGGAGGAAATTGCCAAGGTTGCGACTGAAAAATACCAAGCAATTAAAGAACAAATGCCTGGGGCGGATGATGAAACCATTGCGCTTCTTTTGGCGGTCAACTGTCTGTCTACACAGCTCAACCGTGAGATTGAATTTGATGACAAGGAGCAAGAGTTGTTAGAACTCCGCCACAAGTTGATTGCTGTCAAACAAGAACAGAGCAAGATTGAGGACTCCCTATGA
- a CDS encoding CvpA family protein, protein MISILLLLVLAWGFYIGYRRGLVLQVYYFLFAVISAFVAGQFYKSLGDHFHLLVPYANPQEGQGTFFFPSDQLFHLDKVFYAGLAYLLVFGICYSIGRFIGLFLHLIPTKKLDVKWLRIGSGLLSLLVTLFVLQMALTILATVPLAIIQNSLEKSTVAKHIIQSVPFTTNFIKQLWVTNLIG, encoded by the coding sequence ATGATTTCAATCCTACTCTTATTGGTTCTGGCTTGGGGCTTTTACATTGGCTACCGTAGAGGTTTGGTCCTGCAAGTTTATTATTTCCTCTTTGCAGTGATTTCAGCCTTTGTTGCGGGGCAGTTTTACAAATCACTGGGAGATCACTTCCACTTGCTTGTCCCTTATGCCAATCCTCAGGAAGGACAGGGCACCTTTTTCTTCCCTTCAGACCAGCTTTTTCATCTAGACAAGGTCTTTTATGCGGGTCTAGCCTATCTTCTAGTTTTTGGAATTTGTTATAGTATCGGACGTTTTATCGGTTTGTTCCTGCACTTGATTCCAACTAAAAAGCTCGATGTCAAATGGTTGCGTATCGGATCAGGCCTTTTATCTCTATTGGTAACCTTATTTGTCTTGCAAATGGCTCTGACCATCCTTGCAACAGTGCCTCTGGCAATCATTCAAAATTCACTCGAAAAAAGTACAGTAGCCAAACACATCATCCAAAGTGTCCCTTTTACGACAAACTTTATCAAACAACTCTGGGTGACAAATTTAATCGGATAA
- a CDS encoding endonuclease MutS2 yields the protein MNTKILETLEFNKIKALFEPHLLTEQGLEELKGLAPTAKVDKIKQAFTEMEEMQALFVEQPHFTILATREISAVCKRLEMGADLNIEEFLLLKRVLLASRELQSFYINLENVRLEQLARWFEKLHEFPHLQGSLQSLNDAGFIENFASEELARIRRKIHDSESQVRDVLQDLLKQKAQMLTEGIIASRNGRQVLPVKNTYRNKIAGVVHDISASGNTVYIEPREVVKLSEEIASLRADERYEMIRILQELSERVRPHAAEIANDAWIIGHLDLIRAKVRFIQERQAVVPQLSENQEIQLLHVRHPLVKNAVANDVHFGKELTAIVITGPNTGGKTIMLKTLGLTQLMAQSGLPILADKGSRVGIFEEIFADIGDEQSIEQSLSTFSSHMTNIVDILGKVNQHSLLLLDELGAGTDPQEGAALAMAILEDLRLRQVKTMATTHYPELKAYGIETAFVQNASMEFDTASLRPTYRFMQGVPGRSNAFEIAKRLGLSEVIVGDASQQVNQDNDVNRIIEQLEEQTLESRKRLDNIREVEQENLKMNRALKKLYNELNREKETELNKAREQAAEIVELALNESDQILKNLHSKSQLKPHEIIEAKAELKKLAPEKVDLSKNKVLQKAKKKRAPKVGDDIVVLSYGQRGTLTNQLKDGRWEAQVGLIKMTLEEKEFDLVQAQQEAPVKKKQVNVVKRASGRGPQARLDLRGKRYEEAMNELDAFIDQALLNNMAQVDIIHGIGTGVIREGVTKYLQRNKHVKSFGYAPQNAGGSGATIVTFKG from the coding sequence ATGAATACAAAAATACTAGAAACCTTAGAATTTAATAAAATCAAGGCCTTGTTTGAACCGCATCTTTTGACAGAACAAGGACTAGAGGAGTTAAAAGGCTTGGCCCCAACTGCCAAGGTGGATAAAATCAAGCAAGCCTTTACAGAGATGGAGGAAATGCAAGCTCTATTTGTGGAGCAACCTCACTTTACCATCCTAGCGACGCGTGAGATATCAGCTGTTTGCAAGCGTCTGGAGATGGGGGCGGACCTCAACATTGAGGAGTTCCTGCTCCTCAAACGGGTCTTGCTGGCTAGCAGAGAGTTGCAAAGTTTTTATATCAATCTTGAAAATGTACGCTTGGAGCAGTTGGCGAGATGGTTTGAAAAACTGCATGAGTTCCCACACTTGCAAGGGAGTCTTCAATCTCTAAATGATGCAGGATTTATCGAAAATTTCGCCAGTGAAGAGCTAGCACGCATCCGTCGGAAAATCCATGATAGCGAGAGTCAAGTTCGAGATGTCTTGCAAGACTTACTCAAGCAAAAAGCGCAGATGTTGACGGAAGGCATAATCGCTAGCCGAAATGGCCGTCAAGTCTTACCAGTCAAGAACACCTATCGCAATAAGATTGCAGGTGTTGTCCATGACATCTCTGCTAGTGGTAATACGGTTTATATCGAGCCACGTGAGGTGGTCAAGCTGAGCGAAGAAATCGCTAGTCTGCGAGCTGATGAACGCTATGAGATGATTCGCATCCTGCAGGAACTATCGGAACGGGTTCGTCCTCATGCTGCTGAGATTGCTAATGACGCTTGGATTATCGGCCATCTGGATCTGATTCGTGCCAAGGTGCGTTTCATCCAAGAAAGACAAGCAGTTGTTCCTCAACTTTCAGAGAACCAAGAGATTCAACTCCTTCATGTTCGCCATCCTTTGGTCAAAAATGCTGTCGCGAACGATGTACACTTTGGTAAGGAATTAACGGCCATTGTCATTACAGGTCCCAATACAGGTGGGAAGACCATCATGCTCAAAACCCTGGGCTTGACTCAACTTATGGCCCAATCTGGCTTGCCAATCTTAGCTGATAAAGGAAGCCGTGTCGGTATTTTCGAGGAAATCTTCGCGGATATTGGCGATGAACAGTCTATTGAGCAGAGTTTGTCTACCTTCTCCAGCCACATGACCAATATCGTAGATATTCTTGGCAAGGTTAATCAGCACTCGCTCTTATTGCTAGATGAGCTTGGGGCAGGTACCGATCCGCAGGAAGGAGCAGCACTTGCTATGGCTATTCTGGAGGATCTTCGTCTGCGTCAGGTCAAGACCATGGCGACGACCCACTATCCAGAGCTCAAGGCCTACGGTATCGAAACAGCCTTTGTGCAAAATGCCAGTATGGAGTTTGATACAGCTAGTCTGCGTCCGACCTATCGCTTTATGCAGGGAGTTCCTGGCCGAAGCAATGCCTTTGAAATTGCCAAACGCCTGGGCTTGTCAGAGGTCATCGTAGGAGATGCCAGCCAGCAGGTCAATCAAGATAATGATGTCAATCGCATCATTGAGCAATTAGAAGAGCAAACGCTTGAAAGCCGTAAACGCTTGGACAATATCCGTGAGGTGGAGCAAGAAAACCTCAAGATGAACCGAGCACTCAAAAAACTCTATAACGAACTCAATCGTGAAAAGGAAACTGAGCTCAACAAGGCGCGTGAACAAGCTGCTGAAATTGTGGAACTCGCTCTAAATGAGAGTGACCAGATTCTCAAGAATCTTCACAGTAAGTCTCAACTCAAACCCCACGAAATCATTGAAGCCAAGGCTGAGCTGAAAAAACTGGCTCCTGAAAAAGTCGACTTGTCTAAAAACAAGGTCCTTCAAAAGGCCAAGAAAAAACGAGCTCCGAAGGTGGGGGATGATATTGTGGTCCTCAGTTATGGACAACGTGGAACCTTGACCAATCAACTTAAGGACGGCCGTTGGGAAGCCCAAGTTGGTTTGATCAAGATGACCTTGGAAGAGAAAGAATTTGACCTTGTTCAGGCCCAGCAAGAAGCCCCAGTCAAGAAAAAACAAGTCAATGTCGTGAAACGTGCATCTGGTCGTGGCCCACAAGCCAGACTGGATCTTCGTGGCAAACGGTACGAAGAGGCCATGAATGAGCTGGACGCCTTTATCGACCAAGCCCTGCTCAATAACATGGCGCAAGTCGACATCATCCACGGTATCGGTACGGGAGTCATCCGTGAGGGCGTCACCAAATACCTGCAAAGAAACAAGCATGTCAAGAGTTTCGGCTATGCTCCACAAAATGCTGGAGGCAGTGGCGCCACCATTGTAACCTTTAAAGGATAG
- a CDS encoding alanine/glycine:cation symporter family protein, whose translation MLELLKALDAFAWGPPLLILLVGTGIYLTIRLGLLQVTRLPKAFQLIFTKDKGHGDVSSFAALCTALAATVGTGNIIGVATAIKVGGPGALFWMWMAAFFGMATKYAEGLLAIKYRTKDANGAVAGGPMHYILLGMGEKWRPLAIFFALAGVLVALLGIGTFTQVNSITESIQNTAQINPAITALVLSVFVGIAVFGGLKSISKVSTAVVPFMAIVYILGTLTVILFNIEKIPATLVLIFTSAFSPAAAVGGFAGASIRMAIQNGVARGVFSNESGLGSAPIAAAAAKTNEPVEQGLISMTGTFIDTLIICTLTGLTILVTGVWSGDLNGVALTQSAFSTVFSHFGPALLTIFLVLFAFTTILGWNYYGERCFEFLFGVRFIWLYRVVFVVMVLLGGFIELDMVWIIADIVNALMALPNLIALLVLSPVVIAETKKYFKH comes from the coding sequence ATGTTAGAATTGCTTAAAGCGCTTGATGCTTTTGCTTGGGGGCCTCCCCTCTTGATCTTATTGGTCGGAACGGGTATCTATTTGACCATCCGACTGGGCCTTTTGCAGGTTACTCGTCTCCCTAAGGCCTTTCAGTTGATCTTTACCAAGGACAAGGGGCACGGCGATGTGTCGAGCTTTGCTGCTCTCTGTACGGCTCTAGCAGCCACAGTTGGTACGGGAAATATCATCGGGGTAGCGACAGCCATTAAGGTTGGAGGACCAGGGGCCCTCTTTTGGATGTGGATGGCGGCCTTCTTTGGGATGGCGACCAAATATGCCGAAGGATTGCTGGCCATCAAATACCGTACTAAGGATGCAAATGGAGCTGTAGCTGGAGGACCCATGCATTACATCCTTTTGGGGATGGGAGAAAAGTGGCGTCCACTTGCTATCTTCTTTGCCCTAGCGGGTGTATTGGTAGCCCTTCTAGGGATTGGTACCTTTACCCAAGTCAATTCAATTACAGAATCTATCCAAAATACAGCTCAAATTAATCCAGCTATCACAGCTCTCGTTTTATCTGTTTTTGTAGGGATTGCCGTCTTTGGTGGCCTCAAATCCATATCAAAAGTTTCGACAGCAGTGGTTCCTTTTATGGCTATTGTCTATATTTTAGGAACTCTTACAGTTATTCTCTTTAATATCGAGAAAATCCCAGCCACACTTGTACTGATCTTTACTTCAGCCTTTAGTCCAGCGGCTGCGGTAGGTGGTTTTGCAGGTGCCAGTATTCGGATGGCTATCCAGAATGGTGTGGCGCGAGGAGTCTTTTCTAATGAATCTGGTCTTGGTTCTGCTCCCATTGCGGCGGCTGCAGCTAAGACTAATGAGCCTGTCGAGCAAGGCTTGATTTCCATGACAGGAACCTTTATTGATACTTTGATTATCTGTACTCTGACAGGTCTGACAATCTTGGTAACTGGTGTTTGGAGTGGTGATTTGAATGGAGTTGCCTTGACCCAGTCAGCCTTTTCAACAGTTTTTTCACACTTTGGACCTGCCCTCTTGACCATCTTCCTTGTACTCTTTGCCTTTACGACGATTCTAGGATGGAACTATTACGGAGAGCGCTGTTTTGAGTTTCTCTTCGGTGTTCGTTTTATCTGGCTTTACCGTGTAGTCTTTGTAGTCATGGTCTTGTTGGGAGGATTTATCGAGTTGGATATGGTTTGGATTATCGCAGATATCGTCAATGCCTTGATGGCTTTACCAAACTTGATTGCCCTCTTAGTCTTGTCGCCAGTCGTCATTGCTGAGACTAAAAAGTATTTTAAACACTAA